A single region of the Acetonema longum DSM 6540 genome encodes:
- a CDS encoding menaquinone biosynthetic enzyme MqnA/MqnD family protein yields MRPRVGHIQFLNCYPLYYGLVKNDVLLDVELTKGTPAELNRWLPEGRLDISPISSIEYARHQDDLLLLPGLSISCNGPVKSVYLVSRRPIAGLDKQPLALTNTSATSQALLKIILRDRYQLGPEYFTCPPELPDMLREAEAALLIGDPALQAAYRKSEDLALYDLGQEWLAMTGRKMVFAVWAVRREFAQNQPQLVRDVCRSLLGSMRYSLDRLGTVAREAAKWEIYDAAFLEDYFLSLEFDFSGEQQAGLLEYYRRAHTLEVCPPVTRLNFAEV; encoded by the coding sequence GTGCGTCCTAGAGTCGGTCATATCCAGTTTCTCAATTGCTACCCTTTGTATTACGGCTTAGTGAAAAACGATGTGCTCCTGGATGTGGAATTGACCAAAGGCACGCCGGCGGAGCTGAACCGCTGGCTGCCGGAAGGGCGGCTGGACATTTCGCCCATTTCCTCTATTGAGTACGCCCGCCATCAGGACGATTTGCTGCTGCTGCCCGGCCTGTCTATCAGCTGCAACGGGCCGGTCAAATCCGTTTATCTGGTCAGCCGGCGGCCGATTGCCGGCCTGGACAAGCAGCCCTTAGCGCTGACCAACACTTCGGCAACCTCCCAGGCCCTCCTGAAGATCATCCTGAGGGACCGCTACCAGCTCGGTCCGGAATATTTCACCTGCCCGCCGGAGCTGCCGGACATGCTGCGGGAAGCGGAAGCGGCCCTGCTGATTGGCGACCCTGCACTGCAGGCCGCTTACCGGAAATCCGAAGATCTGGCCTTGTACGATCTCGGGCAGGAATGGCTGGCGATGACAGGACGGAAAATGGTCTTTGCCGTCTGGGCGGTGCGGCGGGAGTTTGCGCAAAATCAGCCGCAGCTTGTGCGGGATGTGTGCCGCTCCCTGCTCGGATCGATGCGCTACAGCCTGGACCGGCTGGGCACGGTGGCCCGGGAGGCGGCGAAGTGGGAAATCTATGACGCTGCCTTTCTGGAGGACTATTTTCTGAGCCTGGAGTTTGATTTCAGCGGCGAGCAGCAAGCGGGACTGCTGGAATATTATCGGCGGGCCCATACGCTGGAGGTTTGCCCGCCGGTAACCCGGCTGAATTTTGCGGAGGTATAA
- the mqnE gene encoding aminofutalosine synthase MqnE, whose product MNQDLATIAEKVARGERLTKTDGLLLYESQDLLWLGKLARQVKQRKTGEQVYFNVNRHINLSNICMSRCKFCAFGVDKDAREAYVMDPERVMAIAGQAAALPDLTELHIVSSLHPDLPFAYYLDMIRRLHQAHPHLHIQAFTAVEIAYFAKISGMSVQAVLAALKEAGLGSLPGGGAEVFSPRVRAELCAKKASGEEWLEVMRTAHRLGLKTNATMLYGHIETVEERIDHLLALRALQDETGGFQSFIPLPFHPENTRLSEIRRTTAWEDLKTIAIARLMLDNFAHIKAFWIMLSVPLAQVSLTFGVDDLDGTVMEEKITHAAGAKTAQGITKEDLLKLIREAGYVPAERDTVYNVLRTYEGSVAGAS is encoded by the coding sequence ATGAACCAAGATTTAGCGACAATTGCAGAAAAAGTGGCTCGCGGCGAGCGCCTGACCAAGACGGACGGCTTGCTGCTGTACGAGAGCCAGGATCTGCTTTGGCTGGGAAAGTTGGCCCGGCAGGTAAAGCAGAGAAAGACAGGAGAGCAGGTATACTTTAATGTGAACCGGCATATCAATTTGAGCAATATCTGCATGTCCCGCTGCAAGTTCTGCGCGTTTGGCGTGGACAAGGACGCCCGGGAGGCTTATGTGATGGACCCCGAGCGGGTTATGGCAATCGCCGGCCAGGCGGCGGCGCTGCCGGATTTGACGGAATTACACATCGTGAGCTCCCTCCATCCGGATTTGCCCTTTGCGTATTACCTGGATATGATCCGCCGTTTGCATCAGGCCCATCCCCATCTTCACATCCAGGCTTTTACCGCGGTGGAAATCGCTTATTTCGCCAAAATTTCCGGGATGTCCGTCCAGGCAGTGCTGGCGGCTTTAAAAGAAGCGGGGCTGGGGTCGCTGCCGGGCGGAGGCGCGGAGGTGTTCAGCCCGCGGGTCAGGGCGGAATTATGCGCCAAAAAGGCCAGCGGCGAGGAATGGCTGGAAGTTATGCGCACCGCCCACCGGCTGGGGCTGAAAACCAACGCCACCATGCTGTATGGCCATATTGAGACCGTTGAGGAACGCATCGATCACCTGCTGGCCCTCCGGGCCCTTCAGGACGAGACCGGCGGCTTTCAGTCCTTTATCCCCCTGCCGTTTCACCCGGAAAATACCCGGTTGTCCGAGATCCGGCGGACGACTGCCTGGGAGGATTTAAAAACCATTGCCATCGCCCGCCTGATGCTGGATAATTTTGCGCACATCAAAGCCTTCTGGATCATGCTGAGCGTGCCTTTGGCCCAGGTATCCCTGACTTTCGGCGTGGACGACCTCGACGGTACGGTGATGGAAGAAAAGATTACCCATGCCGCCGGGGCCAAGACTGCCCAGGGGATTACCAAAGAGGACTTATTGAAACTGATCCGGGAGGCGGGGTATGTCCCGGCCGAGCGGGATACGGTCTATAATGTGCTCCGTACCTACGAAGGGAGTGTGGCCGGTGCGTCCTAG
- the larA gene encoding nickel-dependent lactate racemase — MADKIVEFGFGSQTVKFALPAEKIINEIEGQPAQPITDVPAALRQALSNPIDSPPLKKLVAKGDKVAIIGSDITRAWIKYEQFLPALLDELNSAGVPDSDMFIVVGLGGHRAHTPQEDEAVYGKEVCRRVKIYQHDAFDKNSLSYIGKTSRGVEAYINKRVAEADKVILTGGIVYHLMAGFGGGRKSIMPGISAYTSIQGNHLLCMHKEVGKGISSEVGSSLKEGNPMYEDMLEIAALAKPTFLVNSVYTPEGQFARFVAGHWKTAWEEGCREVERIYGIPIAEKADLVVASSGGFPKDINLYQGSKTIDNAYMAAKPNGVIICFMECRDIAEPPEFSDWFKHPTLLDFEKAVRKNFTIPGFVAFKCAVIARENPLIVVTKPENVDFIKKTGMIPATSAEEALAIAKEKLGREDYTITVMGHAANTVPLYKG; from the coding sequence ATGGCTGATAAAATTGTTGAATTTGGCTTTGGCAGTCAAACCGTGAAATTCGCCTTACCGGCGGAAAAAATAATAAACGAAATCGAAGGGCAGCCGGCGCAGCCGATTACAGACGTACCTGCCGCTTTACGGCAAGCTCTGAGCAATCCGATTGATTCGCCGCCATTGAAGAAGTTGGTAGCCAAGGGCGATAAAGTCGCCATTATCGGCAGCGATATTACCCGCGCCTGGATCAAGTACGAACAATTCCTGCCCGCCTTGCTGGATGAACTGAACAGCGCCGGCGTACCGGATTCGGATATGTTTATCGTCGTAGGCTTAGGCGGGCACCGGGCCCATACGCCTCAGGAAGATGAAGCGGTATACGGCAAGGAAGTCTGCCGCCGGGTTAAGATTTACCAGCATGACGCTTTTGACAAAAACAGCCTTTCCTATATCGGCAAAACCAGCCGGGGTGTGGAAGCCTATATTAATAAGAGGGTGGCTGAGGCCGATAAGGTGATTCTGACCGGCGGCATCGTCTACCATCTGATGGCCGGTTTTGGCGGCGGCCGCAAGTCCATCATGCCGGGAATCAGCGCCTATACAAGCATCCAGGGCAATCACCTGCTGTGCATGCACAAGGAAGTAGGCAAAGGAATCAGCTCGGAAGTCGGGTCCAGTCTGAAAGAAGGCAATCCCATGTACGAAGACATGCTGGAAATCGCCGCCCTGGCCAAACCGACATTCTTAGTAAACAGCGTATACACGCCGGAAGGCCAGTTTGCCCGCTTTGTGGCCGGCCATTGGAAAACTGCCTGGGAAGAAGGCTGCCGGGAAGTGGAACGGATCTACGGTATTCCCATTGCCGAAAAGGCCGACCTGGTGGTTGCCTCCTCCGGCGGATTCCCGAAAGACATCAATCTGTATCAGGGATCCAAGACTATTGATAATGCCTACATGGCCGCCAAACCCAACGGCGTGATCATCTGCTTCATGGAATGCCGTGACATCGCCGAGCCGCCTGAATTCAGCGACTGGTTCAAACACCCGACCCTGCTGGATTTTGAGAAGGCTGTGCGGAAGAATTTCACCATCCCCGGTTTCGTGGCTTTCAAATGCGCTGTGATCGCCCGGGAAAATCCTCTGATTGTTGTCACCAAACCGGAGAATGTCGATTTTATCAAGAAAACCGGCATGATTCCCGCTACCAGCGCCGAAGAAGCCCTGGCCATCGCCAAAGAAAAACTCGGTCGGGAGGACTATACTATTACTGTCATGGGACACGCGGCGAATACCGTACCGCTTTATAAAGGTTAA
- a CDS encoding SLC13 family permease, giving the protein MQPMIFLAAVILTGTFVVFALGKSPFFRVDRAGAAIIGAALTIASGILTFDQATQFIDFRTIALLFSMMILTAYLKLSGFFQWVGNLMLTRLRTKNQLLGAVVAASGMLSALFVNDIICLLFTPIVLIICQRAQLPPVPYLIGVATASNVGSAATLIGNPQNMLIGSLSRLSFVQYLIVAAPLALVGLAINYYLIRFFYRDALTGPLTAGQLTGVVYHRHLVRKSLWVTAFILTGFVTGCEPVVVAGLGAAYLLITRRLKPNKVYASIDFNLLVIFTGLFIVIGGVEKSGLMGWLMERLSFIDFSIFPLFAVLTLVLSNIFSNVPAVLLLKFFIPATDISGVWWSGMAIFSTFAGNLTITGSIANLIVVEIAKREHVSIGFVEYMRIGLPLTLLISAIGLVYFQLFYL; this is encoded by the coding sequence ATGCAGCCAATGATCTTCCTCGCCGCCGTCATCCTGACCGGCACTTTTGTCGTCTTTGCCCTGGGCAAAAGCCCTTTCTTCCGCGTAGACCGCGCCGGAGCGGCGATTATCGGCGCAGCGCTTACCATTGCCAGCGGTATTCTGACCTTTGACCAGGCCACACAATTCATTGACTTTCGCACGATTGCCCTGCTGTTCTCGATGATGATTCTGACTGCCTACCTGAAATTGTCCGGTTTTTTTCAGTGGGTAGGCAATCTCATGCTGACGCGGCTCCGAACAAAAAATCAGCTTCTGGGGGCTGTAGTTGCCGCAAGCGGGATGCTTTCGGCGCTTTTTGTCAATGATATCATTTGTCTGTTGTTTACCCCTATCGTTTTGATTATCTGCCAAAGAGCCCAGCTGCCGCCGGTCCCCTACCTGATCGGCGTAGCCACCGCCTCCAATGTGGGCAGCGCCGCCACTTTGATCGGCAACCCGCAGAACATGCTGATCGGCAGCTTATCCCGCCTGTCTTTTGTTCAGTACCTGATCGTCGCTGCTCCTCTGGCCTTAGTCGGTCTGGCAATCAACTACTATCTCATCCGCTTCTTTTACCGGGATGCACTGACCGGTCCCTTAACGGCCGGACAACTGACAGGTGTGGTCTATCACCGGCATCTGGTGAGGAAAAGCCTCTGGGTCACCGCCTTTATCCTGACCGGCTTTGTCACCGGCTGCGAGCCGGTGGTCGTAGCCGGTCTGGGAGCCGCTTATCTCCTGATTACCCGCCGCCTCAAACCGAATAAGGTTTATGCCAGCATTGATTTTAACCTTCTGGTTATCTTTACCGGCCTGTTCATCGTCATCGGCGGAGTGGAAAAAAGCGGTCTCATGGGTTGGCTGATGGAGCGGCTGTCCTTTATCGATTTTTCGATTTTCCCCTTGTTTGCGGTCCTGACCCTTGTTCTTTCCAATATCTTCAGCAATGTACCGGCTGTGCTGCTGCTGAAGTTTTTCATTCCGGCAACCGATATTAGTGGCGTCTGGTGGTCTGGCATGGCGATATTCAGTACCTTCGCCGGCAATCTGACCATTACCGGCTCCATCGCCAATCTGATTGTGGTGGAAATCGCCAAACGGGAACACGTCTCCATCGGTTTTGTTGAATATATGCGCATCGGTCTGCCCTTGACGCTTTTAATCAGCGCCATTGGCTTGGTTTACTTCCAGCTGTTTTATCTATAA
- a CDS encoding DNA repair helicase XPB, with product MYNPANPLIIQSDFSVLAEVHHPEFETVRVDLAVFADLEKSPEHIHTYRITPLSLWNAACAGRKPEAIITFLEQNAKFPLPDNIRREIGHYMARYGLVKLLAQAPDISAAGLGFDLPTDEYLFLYSHDSPTITAIDRQKDIRKHLAGRLNENTLLVPAGKRGIIKQALIRIGYPVEDLAGYIEGEPLAIHLRETTAAGQSFGLRPYQNEAVNIFHANGLATGGSGVLVLPCGAGKTVIGLGVMAQVQTNTLILTTSTTAVRQWIRELLDKTSLTPDEVGEYSADRKDVRPITVTTYQMITYRPEKDGPFPHFQLFNSRPWGFIIYDEVHTLPAPVFQVTAELQARRRLGLTATLIREDGRETDVFTLIGPKKVDIPWRELERDGWIAPTVCSELRVPMSLDLRLECAQSGDKIAYRLEAENPAKLAVVKDLIANHQGESILVIGQYIKQLEILAAELNAPLITGKTASAKRDELYEDFRQGRIPLLVVSKVANFAIDLPDASVAIQVSGAFGSRQEEAQRLGRILRPKADGRGAYFYTVVSKDSREQEFSHHRQLFLTEQGYQYIIRDV from the coding sequence GTGTATAATCCTGCAAATCCCCTCATTATCCAAAGTGATTTTTCCGTTTTGGCAGAGGTCCATCATCCGGAATTTGAGACCGTCCGGGTTGACCTGGCAGTGTTTGCCGACCTGGAAAAAAGCCCGGAGCATATTCATACCTATCGCATTACCCCTCTGTCACTTTGGAACGCAGCCTGCGCCGGCCGTAAGCCGGAGGCGATCATAACCTTTCTGGAACAGAACGCCAAGTTTCCTTTACCGGACAACATCCGCCGGGAAATCGGCCATTACATGGCCCGGTATGGGCTGGTCAAGCTCCTGGCCCAGGCGCCGGATATTTCCGCTGCCGGGCTGGGCTTTGACCTGCCGACAGACGAATATCTATTTTTATATTCCCATGACAGTCCTACGATTACAGCCATTGACAGACAAAAAGATATCCGGAAGCATCTGGCCGGAAGGCTGAATGAAAACACCCTGTTAGTGCCGGCCGGCAAGCGGGGCATCATTAAGCAGGCACTGATCCGCATCGGCTATCCGGTGGAAGATCTGGCCGGCTACATCGAAGGCGAACCCCTGGCGATCCACTTGCGGGAAACCACCGCTGCCGGTCAGTCCTTCGGCCTCAGACCCTACCAGAACGAGGCGGTCAATATTTTTCACGCCAACGGCCTGGCCACCGGCGGTTCCGGCGTGCTGGTCCTTCCCTGCGGCGCCGGCAAAACCGTCATCGGCCTGGGGGTTATGGCTCAGGTCCAGACCAATACGCTGATTCTGACCACTTCTACTACGGCGGTGCGGCAATGGATCCGGGAACTGCTGGATAAAACCTCTTTGACGCCTGATGAGGTGGGTGAATACTCCGCCGACCGGAAAGATGTCCGGCCGATAACGGTAACCACCTACCAGATGATTACCTACCGCCCGGAAAAAGACGGTCCTTTTCCCCATTTTCAGCTGTTCAACAGCCGGCCCTGGGGCTTCATCATTTATGATGAGGTGCACACCCTGCCGGCGCCGGTCTTTCAGGTTACCGCCGAACTCCAGGCCAGGCGCCGCTTAGGACTGACCGCCACTCTCATCCGGGAGGACGGGCGGGAGACGGATGTGTTCACCCTGATCGGGCCGAAAAAAGTGGATATCCCCTGGCGGGAGCTGGAGCGGGACGGCTGGATCGCACCTACTGTCTGCAGCGAGCTCCGCGTTCCTATGAGCCTGGACCTGAGACTGGAATGCGCCCAGTCAGGCGATAAAATCGCTTATCGCCTGGAAGCCGAAAATCCCGCCAAACTGGCGGTGGTCAAGGACTTGATCGCCAATCATCAGGGAGAAAGCATCCTGGTCATTGGCCAATATATCAAACAACTGGAAATTCTGGCGGCAGAGTTGAACGCGCCGCTGATCACCGGCAAGACTGCTTCGGCCAAACGGGATGAACTATATGAGGACTTTCGTCAGGGCCGGATTCCGTTGTTGGTGGTATCCAAAGTGGCCAATTTTGCCATTGATCTGCCGGATGCCTCGGTAGCCATCCAGGTTTCAGGAGCCTTTGGCTCCCGTCAGGAAGAAGCCCAGCGCCTGGGCCGCATCCTGCGCCCCAAGGCCGATGGCCGCGGCGCTTATTTCTATACCGTGGTTTCCAAGGACTCCCGGGAGCAGGAGTTTTCCCACCATCGGCAGTTATTTCTGACAGAACAGGGGTATCAATATATTATTCGCGATGTCTGA
- a CDS encoding MFS transporter translates to MSTQTTPGVNPIQPTKGRVMLVLILFFTLMVAYLDRVNVSVLVADPTFLGDMGIKDQPVRMGLLMTLFLIAYGVANVVTGPLGDYMGPRKAMALSILLWAVAVLLGGMATSFAVMLAARVVLGIGEGMHWPMQSSFVKSWFPPAERGKANSVWLLGLMVGPAVAMPVLAAIVAETGWRFSFYMLGALGMVPLLLIWYFTADRPRDSKMVNQAELDYIETALKAEAEAEAAAPVTSLAERLKSFIYNYRFWLVTFNYFVIACIWWGMMAWLPSYLKVARGFSWSQMGALSALPYVMGTLSVLLVGHLSDRLGRKAPFMAIGHFGAAVFIYLGAVAADNWTSAIYLSLGIALIGGALPPSWSLLQLIVPGKAVGAGAGMMNGLSNGGSAFSPVLIGWFISLSGSYFGGLLFLVSLAVLAGLAMLVLSWQKY, encoded by the coding sequence ATGAGCACACAAACCACTCCCGGCGTGAATCCGATTCAACCCACCAAAGGACGTGTTATGTTAGTCCTAATTCTCTTTTTTACCCTGATGGTGGCTTATCTGGATCGAGTCAATGTGTCGGTACTGGTAGCCGATCCCACGTTTCTGGGTGATATGGGGATTAAAGACCAACCGGTCAGAATGGGATTATTAATGACCCTCTTTTTGATCGCCTATGGCGTGGCCAATGTAGTGACCGGTCCTCTGGGTGATTACATGGGACCCCGTAAAGCCATGGCCCTGTCCATCTTATTGTGGGCGGTCGCGGTATTATTGGGCGGTATGGCCACCAGTTTCGCCGTTATGCTGGCAGCCAGGGTGGTTTTGGGCATTGGCGAAGGCATGCACTGGCCCATGCAGAGTTCTTTTGTAAAAAGCTGGTTTCCTCCCGCCGAACGGGGCAAAGCTAATTCAGTCTGGCTCTTGGGTCTGATGGTAGGCCCGGCTGTGGCTATGCCGGTACTGGCTGCTATCGTGGCTGAGACGGGCTGGCGATTTAGCTTCTATATGCTGGGTGCTCTCGGCATGGTTCCACTGCTTTTGATTTGGTATTTCACCGCTGATCGTCCTCGCGACAGCAAGATGGTCAATCAGGCTGAACTGGACTATATTGAGACAGCTCTTAAAGCCGAGGCTGAGGCCGAAGCCGCCGCACCGGTGACCAGTTTGGCGGAACGGCTAAAATCCTTCATTTACAACTACCGTTTCTGGCTGGTGACATTTAATTATTTCGTCATTGCCTGTATTTGGTGGGGTATGATGGCCTGGCTTCCTTCCTACCTCAAGGTTGCCCGGGGGTTCTCCTGGTCCCAGATGGGCGCCCTGTCGGCTCTGCCGTATGTCATGGGAACTCTGAGCGTTCTCCTGGTGGGCCACTTGTCTGACCGGCTGGGCCGGAAAGCGCCCTTTATGGCTATTGGCCATTTTGGCGCAGCCGTATTTATTTATCTTGGCGCCGTTGCCGCTGACAATTGGACCAGCGCCATTTATCTGTCACTGGGAATCGCCCTGATCGGCGGAGCTCTGCCTCCTTCCTGGTCGCTGCTGCAGCTGATTGTTCCCGGTAAGGCCGTCGGCGCCGGCGCCGGTATGATGAACGGCCTGTCCAACGGCGGTTCAGCCTTTTCGCCGGTTTTAATCGGATGGTTCATCAGCTTGTCCGGTTCCTATTTCGGAGGTCTGTTATTCCTGGTGAGCCTGGCTGTGTTAGCCGGGTTGGCAATGCTGGTGTTGAGCTGGCAAAAATACTAA
- a CDS encoding helicase-associated domain-containing protein, protein MGAKTISLTADKLYTLEDLYALQPGMLEPLLRLFQIPYWPQQDIVKRLRQSMMNLVRLSAFFLRLTPDEQQVLRFLTGHPGKTMEIGVLQQQFAKPVLPILGQLQKAGWVIVAAPSLALLPEELAAGIPYIDSLRRFIMAEIEPSRPATAPEGQWLHDLYELAAYIYVERPKLTARRIITKTALRQIVARLSPGIAADWEKAPANQYPPRLELLLDFLEQSGIISPQADEDDTQRLLLHEAKWRQYLVLPYSRKLLWLWRHWLKALAYSTHEHLDYVQSLLSAGLEQRRQWRTGAALFLPMMAAKRRQYLDAFDTECSYYTLLFEALHYLGFFEKTTAEQHTPWSQQNSRQSRPFWRLSPVGESLARWWPHHAGRKQMEIHRLIHTAGQTEKILPEVENLLAAWDSAANQGTIGRDLIIQPDLSFFLPRAADPELLWLLAVFTAGQVQDYLYQGRFSRDRLIAAQKAGGSIDQLLAKLEEFSKSPIPDNVRQMILTWGAAFDRTLLARCLILACESEIMAQELLAQSKLANAVIGRAGPQVLLIRPESEAAVRHWLDKKGWVPRHGVHDGQELVSWLTRKGGDR, encoded by the coding sequence TTGGGCGCAAAAACAATATCTTTGACAGCTGACAAATTGTATACGCTAGAGGATCTTTACGCCTTGCAACCCGGCATGTTGGAGCCCCTGCTGCGCCTGTTTCAGATCCCCTACTGGCCCCAGCAGGATATTGTCAAACGGCTGCGTCAGAGCATGATGAACCTGGTCAGGCTGTCGGCCTTCTTTCTCAGGCTGACGCCAGATGAGCAGCAGGTATTAAGATTTTTGACCGGTCATCCCGGCAAAACGATGGAAATCGGCGTTTTGCAGCAGCAATTTGCCAAACCGGTTCTGCCCATTCTGGGCCAGCTGCAAAAAGCAGGATGGGTGATCGTAGCCGCTCCGTCTCTGGCTCTGCTGCCGGAAGAACTGGCGGCCGGCATACCATATATTGACTCGCTGCGCCGCTTCATCATGGCTGAAATTGAGCCTTCCCGGCCGGCCACTGCCCCGGAGGGTCAGTGGCTCCATGATTTGTATGAGTTGGCCGCCTATATTTATGTAGAAAGACCCAAACTCACCGCCCGTCGGATCATCACCAAAACAGCTCTGCGGCAAATTGTGGCCCGTTTAAGTCCCGGCATAGCTGCCGATTGGGAAAAGGCTCCTGCCAATCAATATCCGCCGCGGCTGGAACTGCTGCTGGACTTTTTGGAACAGTCCGGCATCATCTCCCCCCAGGCCGATGAAGACGATACGCAGCGGCTGCTGCTGCATGAAGCCAAATGGCGGCAATACCTGGTCCTTCCTTATTCGAGAAAACTGCTGTGGCTGTGGCGCCACTGGCTAAAAGCCCTGGCCTACTCCACGCATGAACATCTGGATTATGTCCAGAGCCTGCTGAGCGCCGGCCTGGAGCAGCGGCGGCAATGGCGCACAGGCGCAGCTTTGTTCCTGCCGATGATGGCGGCTAAAAGGCGTCAATATCTGGATGCCTTTGACACGGAATGCTCTTACTACACGCTGCTGTTTGAGGCTCTGCACTACCTGGGATTCTTTGAAAAAACCACAGCTGAGCAGCATACTCCCTGGTCCCAGCAAAACTCCCGGCAAAGCCGCCCTTTCTGGCGCCTGAGCCCGGTGGGCGAATCCCTGGCCCGGTGGTGGCCTCATCATGCCGGCCGCAAACAGATGGAAATTCACCGCCTGATTCATACGGCAGGACAAACGGAAAAAATTCTGCCGGAGGTTGAGAACCTGCTTGCCGCCTGGGACTCGGCAGCGAATCAGGGAACAATTGGCCGGGACCTGATCATCCAGCCCGATCTCTCTTTTTTCCTGCCCCGGGCTGCCGATCCGGAATTATTATGGCTGTTAGCCGTGTTTACCGCCGGCCAGGTCCAAGATTACCTCTACCAGGGAAGATTCTCCCGTGACCGGCTGATTGCGGCGCAAAAAGCCGGCGGCAGCATTGACCAACTGTTGGCTAAGCTGGAAGAGTTCAGCAAATCCCCCATCCCGGATAATGTCCGGCAGATGATCCTCACCTGGGGGGCGGCCTTTGACCGGACTCTTTTGGCCCGCTGCCTGATCCTGGCCTGCGAATCTGAGATCATGGCGCAAGAACTGCTGGCCCAGTCTAAACTAGCCAACGCGGTCATTGGCCGGGCTGGCCCCCAGGTCCTCCTGATCCGACCGGAATCAGAGGCCGCGGTGCGCCATTGGCTGGACAAAAAAGGCTGGGTGCCGCGCCACGGCGTCCATGATGGGCAGGAGTTAGTCAGCTGGCTAACTCGAAAAGGAGGGGACCGTTGA
- a CDS encoding VOC family protein, with translation MDDELKIKMYSFTVDCKDPHKLAKFYAALLKWEVMFIDEDWACVYAPGTNQGTYPGILFQRNPEYKPPVWPAEPEAQQQMAHIDFAVNDLEKAVQYAIHCGATIADEQFSNNWRVMLDPAGHPFCLCQMKSIIESAHFALL, from the coding sequence ATGGATGATGAATTGAAAATAAAAATGTACTCATTTACAGTGGATTGCAAAGACCCGCATAAATTAGCAAAATTTTATGCGGCGTTGCTCAAGTGGGAAGTAATGTTTATCGATGAAGATTGGGCATGTGTATACGCTCCGGGAACCAATCAGGGAACATATCCCGGGATATTGTTTCAACGGAATCCTGAGTATAAACCGCCTGTGTGGCCGGCAGAACCTGAAGCTCAACAGCAAATGGCACATATAGACTTCGCGGTTAATGATTTAGAAAAAGCAGTTCAATATGCAATCCATTGTGGAGCAACCATCGCAGATGAGCAATTTTCTAATAATTGGAGAGTTATGCTTGATCCCGCCGGACATCCTTTTTGCTTATGTCAAATGAAATCAATTATCGAGAGTGCCCATTTTGCATTGCTATAA
- a CDS encoding SymE family type I addiction module toxin, producing the protein MSGEAENPRVLTVYYTYPGGRGQRPLIRLQGKWLEDLGFQSGNKVVVEEHSGVLLIKAATNAMIEKEKAGSVR; encoded by the coding sequence TTGTCCGGCGAAGCAGAGAATCCGCGTGTTTTAACAGTCTATTACACATACCCGGGTGGTAGAGGTCAGCGGCCGCTTATCCGGCTGCAGGGAAAATGGCTTGAGGATCTTGGCTTTCAAAGCGGTAATAAAGTGGTGGTCGAAGAACACAGCGGGGTTTTGCTCATAAAAGCTGCGACCAATGCAATGATCGAAAAGGAAAAGGCGGGGTCTGTCCGCTGA
- a CDS encoding C40 family peptidase, producing the protein MHKCKLPITFVLLFSLSVALLVPATPAYAFSISDLLGQTSKTQASSGSGGSIIDVLLGLLIGSLFNNLSQSDDKPVRANDTLGATTNSKGAAKTGLAIVNTAQKYMGVPYVWGGSTPKGFDCSGFTQYVMKQHGITIPRTAAEQYNTGAKIKESNLQVGDLVFFTTYKPGASHVGFYLGNRKFVHAGSGAKQVTISSLDENYYKSRYLGARRYI; encoded by the coding sequence ATGCACAAATGCAAATTACCGATTACTTTCGTGCTGCTATTCAGTCTGAGCGTCGCCCTGCTCGTGCCGGCTACACCTGCCTACGCCTTTTCGATCAGCGATCTTTTGGGACAAACATCAAAGACTCAGGCTTCTTCCGGCTCGGGCGGAAGCATAATTGATGTTTTGCTGGGCCTGTTAATTGGCTCCTTATTCAACAATCTGAGCCAATCGGATGACAAACCGGTTCGGGCCAATGACACTTTAGGCGCGACAACGAATTCCAAAGGCGCCGCTAAGACCGGCCTGGCCATTGTGAATACGGCTCAGAAATATATGGGCGTCCCCTACGTATGGGGAGGCTCGACTCCGAAAGGGTTTGACTGCTCCGGCTTTACCCAATATGTAATGAAGCAGCATGGTATCACCATTCCCCGTACAGCGGCCGAACAGTATAACACCGGCGCCAAGATCAAGGAATCCAACCTGCAGGTCGGTGACCTGGTCTTCTTTACCACCTACAAACCGGGGGCTTCCCATGTAGGTTTCTATCTGGGAAACCGTAAATTCGTCCACGCCGGTTCCGGCGCAAAACAAGTCACGATTTCCTCTCTGGACGAAAATTATTACAAATCAAGATACCTGGGAGCACGCCGGTATATCTGA